One genomic region from Buchnera aphidicola (Melanaphis sacchari) encodes:
- the hisD gene encoding histidinol dehydrogenase: MQNFEKIIYWDELNCQEKKDILLRPIFKKNFSIKKKVMEIIDNVKNYGDSALKKYSILFEKNNIEEFEICKKDILLSSSYVSNDLKSAIETAKKNITIFHKAQNIPDVDIETQHGVRCQAIYCPLDSIGIYIPSGIAPLLSTVLMLSIPAKIAGCKNIILCSPPPICSEILYAANICGVDRIFQIGGAQSIAALAFGTKSVPKVNKIFGPGNAYVTEAKLQVSSYLNGPSIDMLAGPSELLIISDETADPDFIAADLLSQAEHGISSQVILVTTCIKVAKKVIFYLKKQLKNLSKSFEIPHVLKNCIIILTTNLSECTEISNMYAPEHLIINTQNPRLILNNVLNASSIFLGSWSPESAGDYASGTNHVLPTYGKSISTSALGLYDFKKRVLVQELTSKGFMNLSKTLEVLSEFENLEAHKYAVKIRVNRLKEKK, translated from the coding sequence ATGCAGAATTTTGAAAAAATTATTTATTGGGATGAATTAAATTGTCAAGAAAAAAAAGATATTTTGTTGAGGCCTATTTTTAAAAAAAATTTTTCTATTAAAAAAAAAGTTATGGAAATTATAGATAATGTTAAAAATTATGGAGATTCAGCGTTAAAAAAATACTCTATTTTATTTGAGAAAAATAATATAGAAGAATTTGAAATATGTAAAAAAGATATATTACTTTCTTCATCATATGTTAGTAATGATTTAAAAAGTGCTATTGAAACTGCCAAGAAAAATATTACTATTTTTCACAAAGCTCAAAACATTCCTGATGTAGATATTGAGACCCAACATGGAGTTCGTTGTCAAGCAATTTACTGTCCTTTAGATTCTATTGGCATTTATATTCCTAGTGGAATAGCGCCATTGCTTTCTACCGTTTTAATGCTTTCTATTCCAGCTAAAATTGCTGGTTGTAAAAATATTATTCTTTGCTCTCCTCCTCCTATTTGTTCTGAAATATTGTATGCAGCAAATATTTGCGGTGTTGATCGAATATTTCAAATTGGAGGAGCTCAATCTATAGCAGCGCTTGCTTTTGGAACAAAAAGCGTTCCTAAAGTAAATAAAATTTTTGGACCTGGAAATGCATATGTAACAGAAGCAAAATTACAAGTAAGTTCTTATTTAAATGGACCATCGATAGATATGTTGGCTGGACCATCAGAATTATTAATTATTTCTGATGAAACAGCTGATCCCGATTTTATAGCTGCAGATTTATTATCTCAAGCAGAGCATGGTATATCTTCTCAAGTTATACTGGTGACTACATGTATAAAAGTAGCGAAAAAAGTAATTTTTTATCTTAAAAAACAACTAAAAAATTTATCCAAATCATTTGAAATACCACATGTATTAAAAAATTGTATAATTATTTTGACTACAAATTTATCCGAATGTACTGAAATATCTAATATGTATGCTCCTGAGCATTTAATTATTAATACGCAAAATCCAAGATTAATATTAAATAATGTATTAAATGCTAGTTCTATTTTTTTAGGATCTTGGTCGCCGGAATCTGCTGGTGATTATGCTTCTGGTACAAATCATGTTTTACCCACTTATGGGAAATCTATATCTACTTCTGCATTAGGTTTGTATGATTTTAAAAAGAGAGTTTTAGTTCAAGAATTAACATCTAAAGGGTTTATGAACCTGTCTAAAACTCTTGAAGTGTTATCTGAATTTGAAAATCTTGAAGCACATAAATACGCTGTAAAAATTAGGGTAAATCGACTTAAGGAAAAAAAATGA
- the hisG gene encoding ATP phosphoribosyltransferase, with product MLDNNRVRIAMQKTGRLSSESITLLTRCGIKINLNQQKLIAFAENMPIDVMLVRDDDIPGLVMDGVVDLGIVGENVLEEELLHRTSQNLENSYLTLKRLDFGICRLSLAIPINTPYDNIRCLKNFRIATSYPHLLKKYLDKKNVSFKLCMLNGSVEVAPRAGLADAICDLVSTGATLEANGLREVQVIFRSHACLICRTGSISISKKEVINKLMDRIKGVIKARESKYIMLHSPINQLEAVISLLHGAEKPTVLKLAGDDTKVAMHMVSSETLFWETMEKLKSLGASSILVLPIEKMME from the coding sequence ATGTTAGATAATAATCGCGTGCGTATAGCGATGCAAAAAACAGGTCGTTTAAGTAGTGAATCAATAACATTATTAACACGTTGTGGAATAAAAATTAATTTAAATCAACAAAAATTAATTGCTTTTGCTGAAAATATGCCAATTGATGTTATGTTAGTACGTGATGATGATATTCCAGGATTAGTAATGGACGGAGTAGTAGATTTAGGAATAGTAGGCGAAAATGTTTTAGAGGAAGAATTATTACATCGCACTTCACAAAATTTAGAGAATTCTTACTTAACTTTAAAACGCCTTGATTTTGGTATTTGTAGATTGTCTTTAGCAATTCCTATTAATACTCCATATGATAATATAAGATGTTTAAAAAATTTTCGTATTGCTACTTCTTATCCTCATTTATTAAAAAAATACTTAGATAAAAAAAATGTTTCCTTTAAATTATGCATGTTAAATGGTTCTGTGGAGGTTGCACCCAGAGCTGGATTAGCAGATGCAATTTGTGATTTGGTTTCAACTGGAGCCACGTTAGAAGCAAACGGTTTACGTGAAGTGCAGGTAATTTTCCGTTCTCATGCATGTCTTATTTGTAGAACTGGCAGTATTAGTATTTCAAAAAAAGAAGTTATTAACAAATTAATGGATCGGATAAAAGGAGTAATTAAGGCGCGGGAATCTAAATACATTATGTTGCATTCCCCCATTAATCAGTTAGAAGCGGTAATATCATTACTGCATGGAGCAGAAAAACCAACTGTCTTAAAGTTAGCAGGTGATGATACAAAGGTAGCTATGCATATGGTTAGTAGTGAAACCTTATTTTGGGAAACAATGGAAAAATTAAAATCTTTGGGTGCTAGTTCTATTTTGGTTTTGCCTATTGAAAAAATGATGGAGTAA
- the smrB gene encoding endonuclease SmrB — protein sequence MNKNQPLPIKDNILFRQWLNGTREIVQDTIFHSRLETSKANIFVKRSFFEKNVHTYYFSQYKTKNIFFKENPVSYMRNKYADNILKKLKQGKYYPDIFLDLHGLNQYQATQELGNLIAICQKEKFFCAHIMHGHGKKILKQQIPFWLSQHPDIIAFHQAPKIFGSDAAIIVIIEIDDRME from the coding sequence ATGAATAAAAATCAACCACTTCCTATTAAAGATAATATTTTATTTCGTCAATGGTTAAATGGAACCCGCGAAATAGTACAGGATACTATCTTTCACTCTCGACTTGAAACAAGTAAGGCTAATATATTTGTAAAACGTTCTTTTTTTGAAAAAAATGTACATACTTATTATTTTTCGCAATATAAAACAAAAAATATTTTTTTTAAAGAAAATCCAGTTTCTTATATGAGAAATAAGTATGCTGATAATATCTTAAAAAAATTAAAGCAAGGAAAATATTATCCAGATATTTTTCTTGATTTACATGGTTTAAATCAATATCAAGCAACGCAAGAGTTAGGTAATTTAATTGCAATATGTCAAAAAGAAAAATTTTTTTGTGCGCATATTATGCACGGCCATGGAAAAAAAATTTTAAAACAACAAATACCTTTTTGGTTATCTCAACATCCCGATATAATAGCTTTTCATCAAGCACCGAAAATATTTGGAAGTGATGCTGCTATCATAGTAATAATTGAAATAGATGATCGAATGGAATAA
- the aroC gene encoding chorismate synthase, producing the protein MAGNTIGKIFRVTTFGESHGVSLGCIIDGMPPGLDLSIQDLQNDLNRRRPGNSRYTTERRELDQVKILSGVFNGFTTGTSIGLIINNTDQRSTDYDQIKNLFRPGHADYTYEKKYGIRDYRGGGRSSARETAMRVAAGSIAKKYLYNQFGIKIRAYLSAMGHIKCSFKSWEEVEKNSFFCADSKKVIYLENLIKKLKKSGDSIGAEITIVAENVPIGLGEPVFDKLDADLAHALMSINASKGVEIGDGFSVINQKGSEHRDEIDSKGFKSNHCGGILGGISNGEKILLKVAFKPTSSIRKIGNTVDLKNKEQKIIVKGRHDPCVGIRAVPITEAMVGIVLMDHLLRFRAQCSK; encoded by the coding sequence ATGGCTGGAAATACAATCGGAAAAATTTTTCGTGTAACTACTTTTGGTGAATCACATGGCGTTTCATTAGGGTGTATAATAGATGGTATGCCACCAGGATTAGATTTATCTATTCAAGATTTACAAAATGACCTAAATAGAAGAAGACCTGGGAATTCTCGATATACTACTGAGCGTCGTGAACTAGACCAAGTAAAAATACTTTCAGGAGTATTTAATGGTTTTACAACTGGTACAAGTATTGGTTTAATTATTAATAATACTGATCAACGTTCAACAGATTATGATCAAATAAAGAATTTATTTAGACCAGGGCATGCAGACTATACTTATGAAAAAAAATATGGAATAAGAGATTACAGAGGCGGCGGAAGATCCTCAGCTCGTGAAACTGCAATGAGAGTAGCAGCGGGATCAATTGCAAAAAAATATCTTTATAATCAATTTGGAATTAAAATACGAGCTTATTTATCAGCGATGGGGCATATTAAATGTTCCTTTAAATCATGGGAAGAGGTTGAAAAAAACTCTTTTTTTTGTGCTGATTCAAAAAAAGTTATATATTTAGAAAATTTAATTAAAAAATTAAAAAAATCAGGTGATTCCATCGGTGCAGAAATAACAATTGTTGCAGAAAATGTTCCAATAGGATTAGGTGAACCAGTATTTGATAAATTAGACGCAGATTTAGCTCATGCATTAATGAGTATTAATGCGTCTAAGGGAGTAGAAATAGGAGATGGTTTTTCAGTAATCAATCAAAAAGGTAGTGAACACCGTGATGAAATTGACTCAAAAGGGTTTAAAAGTAACCACTGTGGTGGAATTTTAGGAGGAATTAGTAATGGCGAAAAAATATTATTAAAAGTTGCATTTAAACCTACTTCAAGCATCCGAAAAATAGGAAATACAGTAGATTTAAAGAACAAAGAACAAAAAATTATAGTTAAAGGTCGTCACGATCCATGCGTTGGAATCAGGGCGGTTCCTATAACAGAAGCAATGGTAGGAATTGTACTGATGGATCATTTATTGAGATTTCGCGCCCAATGCAGTAAATAA